A window of the Yersinia rochesterensis genome harbors these coding sequences:
- a CDS encoding YfgG family protein, whose protein sequence is MKRRPSTPLTKIILLVSFLILFGRLLFAGIASISHHQERREAQRIEQSVDGELPGPHETDLSP, encoded by the coding sequence ATGAAAAGAAGGCCATCGACACCACTAACAAAAATTATCTTACTGGTGAGCTTTCTCATTCTATTTGGTCGCTTATTGTTTGCAGGGATCGCTTCTATTTCTCATCATCAAGAGCGGCGTGAAGCACAACGGATCGAGCAGTCCGTGGACGGTGAACTCCCTGGCCCCCATGAAACTGACCTCAGTCCCTAA